The Quercus robur chromosome 7, dhQueRobu3.1, whole genome shotgun sequence genome has a segment encoding these proteins:
- the LOC126692615 gene encoding serine/threonine-protein phosphatase PP1-like — MDGLDGLIERLLEGRKSRGKKIQLAESEIRQLCVTAKEVFLRQPILLELEAPVNVCGDIHGQFPDLLRLFEYGGFPPHANYLFLGDYVDRGKQSIETICLLLAYKIKYPDNFFLLRGNHECASINRIYGFYDECKRRFSVRLWKIFTESFNCLPVAAVIDEKILCMHGGLSPEMERLDQIRAIERPVDVPDQGLLCDLLWADPDRDIKGWGENDRGVSYTFGADKVTEFLKKHDLDLICRAHQVVEDGYEFFAERQLVTIFSAPNYCGEFNNAGALMSVDASLLCSFQILKPWKGKTAHLE, encoded by the exons ATGGATGGATTGGATGGGCTGATAGAGAGGCTGTTGGAAGGAAGGAAGAGTAGAGGGAAAAAGATTCAGCTTGCAGAGTCGGAAATCCGCCAACTTTGCGTTACTGCCAAGGAAGTCTTCCTCAGGCAGCCTATTCTTCTTGAATTAGAGGCTCCCGTTAATGTTTGTG GTGACATACATGGTCAATTTCCAGACCTGTTGCGACTGTTTGAGTATGGTGGTTTTCCACCACATGCAAACTACCTGTTCCTTGGAGACTATGTTGACAGAGGAAAACAAAGCATAGAGACTATATGCCTTCTGCTTGCTTACAAAATCAAGTACCCTGACAACTTTTTCCTCCTTCGAGGAAACCATGAATGTGCATCTATCAACAGAATCTATGGATTCTATGATGAGTGCAAGCGCCGCTTCAGTGTCCGTCTCTGGAAGATATTTACTGAATCCTTCAATTGTTTGCCCGTAGCTGCAGTGATTGATGAAAAAATCTTGTGTATGCATGGTGGGCTTTCACCAGAAATGGAGAGATTGGATCAGATACGAGCTATAGAAAGGCCAGTTGATGTTCCAGACCAGGGGCTCTTGTGTGACCTCCTTTGGGCTGATCCTGACAGAGACATTAAAGGGTGGGGTGAGAATGATAGGGGTGTTTCCTATACCTTTGGAGCTGACAAGGTGACTGAGTTCTTGAAGAAACACGATCTTGATCTCATATGCCGTGCTCACCAG GTGGTTGAAGATGGTTACGAATTCTTTGCAGAGAGGCAGCTGGTTACCATATTTTCAGCACCAAACTATTGTGGAGAATTTAATAATGCGGGTGCCCTGATGAGTGTGGATGCAAGCTTGCTTTGTTCGTTTCAGATTCTCAAACCATGGAAAGGGAAAACAGCACATCTGGAATAA
- the LOC126692612 gene encoding cell division control protein 2 homolog C, translating into MEKYEKLEKVGEGTYGKVYKAKDKESGEVVALKKTRLEMDEEGVPPTALREVSLLQMLSQSLYVVRLLCVEHSLNKHGKPLLYLVFEYLETDLKKFIDSHRKCANPRPLPPSLVQSFLYQLCKGVAHCHSHGVLHRDLKPQNLLVDKDRGILKIADLGLGRAFTVPLKSYTHEIVTLWYRAPEVLLGSTHYSTAVDIWSVGCIFAEMARRQALFPGDSEFQQLLHIFRLLGTPTEKQWGGVTTLRDWHAYPQWEPQNLARAVPALGPDGVDLLSKMLKYDPAERISAKAALDHPYFDSLDKSQF; encoded by the exons atggagaagtACGAGAAACTGGAGAAGGTGGGAGAAGGAACGTACGGGAAGGTGTACAAAGCTAAAGACAAGGAGAGCGGCGAAGTCGTCGCCCTCAAGAAAACCCGTCTCGAAATGGACGAAGAAGGCGTTCCCCCGACGGCGCTCCGCGAAGTCTCCTTGCTCCAAATGCTCTCCCAATCTCTCTACGTCGTCCGCCTCCTCTGCGTCGAACACTCCCTCAACAAACACGGCAAGCCTCTCCTCTACCTCGTCTTCGAGTACCTCGAAACCGATCTCAAAAAGTTCATCGACTCTCATCGCAAGTGCGCCAACCCTCGGCCCCTCCCTCCTTCCCTGGTTCAGAGTTTCCTCTACCAGCTCTGCAAGGGCGTCGCTCACTGCCACTCCCACGGCGTTCTCCACCGCGATCTCAAGCCCCAGAATCTGCTGGTCGACAAGGACCGGGGGATTCTGAAGATCGCAGATCTTGGACTCGGACGCGCCTTCACCGTTCCTCTCAAGAGCTACACGCACGAGATCGTTACTCTCTGGTACAGGGCTCCGGAGGTTCTTCTTGGATCCACTCATTACTCCACCGCCGTTGATATCTGGTCCGTCGGTTGCATCTTTGCTGAGATGGCGAGGCGTCAGGCTCTCTTTCCTGGCGACTCCGAGTTCCAGCAATTGCTTCATATTTTCAG GTTGCTTGGCACTCCCACAGAGAAGCAGTGGGGTGGAGTTACTACCCTGCGGGATTGGCACGCGTATCCACAGTGGGAACCACAGAACTTGGCACGTGCCGTTCCTGCTTTGGGACCTGATGGTGTTGACCTCCTTTCG AAAATGCTTAAATATGACCCAGCTGAAAGAATCTCAGCCAAAGCAGCACTTGACCATCCCTATTTTGACAGCCTTGACAAGTCACAATTCTGA